The following proteins are encoded in a genomic region of Burkholderia cepacia:
- a CDS encoding intermembrane transport protein PqiB — MRAGWPRAAIVWIVPLAAAACCLAWGVSLLGSRGPTVTIAFATADGLEAGRSTLRLRNVEIGRVTRVHALHGQPGVLIDVRLDTSARALAVADTRFWIVRPRIGPGGLSGLDSMLSGSYIAAALGSSHEPRAHFTGLDAPPPMTGDGGRRYTLRATSLGSVAIGSPVYHRRARVGQVTGCALDADGHGVSIDVFIAAPFDRYVDVDTRWWQAGGLGLRLDAGGMQLDTPSIAALLAGALAFASPPGHASITAAPDGTRFRVADNEIDAMRTPNAPAAPVVMRFDRSLRGLAVGAPVDFRGIELGNVTAVGTEYDATRGDVTMRVTMALYPDRLGQRYRAVLGNGDTDAGRALLHTLVARGLRGQLRIGNPIANRSYVALDMFPHAPPASVDTNREPIALPTVPGTLDVLRDQIADIVGTVSRLPLDRMGAHLNAALVNTDALFAQLDTELAPQTHDALGAARQAFTTAQAMLRQEGANTSNVRRTLTQFARTSSTLRALADDLEQHPEWLLPNGSGATRRDNAPHPASTAR, encoded by the coding sequence ATGCGTGCCGGGTGGCCGCGGGCGGCAATCGTCTGGATCGTTCCGCTCGCGGCCGCTGCATGCTGTCTCGCATGGGGCGTATCGTTGCTCGGCAGCCGCGGGCCGACGGTCACGATCGCATTCGCGACCGCCGACGGACTGGAAGCCGGCCGATCGACACTGCGGCTGCGCAACGTCGAGATCGGCCGCGTCACGCGTGTTCACGCATTGCACGGGCAACCGGGCGTGCTGATCGACGTGCGGCTGGACACCAGCGCACGCGCGCTGGCAGTGGCGGACACGCGTTTCTGGATCGTGCGGCCGCGCATCGGGCCCGGTGGCCTCTCGGGTCTCGACTCGATGCTGTCCGGTTCGTACATCGCGGCCGCACTCGGCAGTTCGCACGAACCGCGCGCGCATTTCACCGGGCTCGATGCGCCGCCGCCCATGACCGGGGACGGCGGCCGGCGCTACACGTTGCGCGCGACATCACTCGGCTCGGTCGCGATCGGCTCGCCGGTCTACCACCGGCGCGCACGCGTCGGCCAGGTTACCGGCTGTGCGCTCGATGCGGACGGACACGGCGTGTCGATCGACGTGTTCATCGCCGCGCCGTTCGATCGCTACGTCGACGTCGATACGCGCTGGTGGCAGGCCGGCGGCCTCGGCCTGCGACTCGACGCCGGCGGCATGCAACTCGACACGCCGTCGATTGCCGCGCTGCTCGCCGGCGCGCTGGCATTCGCATCGCCGCCCGGGCACGCATCGATCACGGCTGCGCCGGACGGCACGCGTTTTCGCGTGGCCGACAACGAGATCGACGCAATGCGCACGCCGAACGCGCCGGCCGCGCCGGTGGTGATGCGTTTCGACCGCTCGCTGCGCGGCCTCGCGGTCGGTGCGCCGGTGGATTTTCGCGGGATCGAACTCGGCAACGTGACGGCAGTCGGCACCGAATACGACGCAACGCGCGGCGACGTCACGATGCGCGTGACGATGGCGCTCTACCCCGATCGTCTCGGGCAACGCTACCGCGCCGTGCTCGGCAACGGCGACACCGATGCCGGCAGGGCGCTACTGCACACGCTCGTCGCACGCGGTTTGCGCGGCCAGCTGCGCATCGGCAATCCGATTGCGAACCGCTCGTATGTCGCGCTCGACATGTTCCCGCACGCGCCGCCCGCGTCGGTCGACACGAATCGCGAGCCGATTGCACTCCCGACCGTGCCCGGCACGCTCGACGTACTGCGCGACCAGATTGCCGACATCGTCGGCACCGTTTCCCGATTGCCGCTCGACAGAATGGGCGCACACCTGAACGCCGCGCTCGTGAACACCGATGCGCTGTTCGCACAACTCGATACCGAACTGGCGCCGCAAACGCACGATGCGCTGGGCGCCGCACGTCAGGCATTCACGACTGCGCAGGCCATGCTTCGGCAAGAGGGTGCGAACACATCGAATGTCCGCCGCACGCTGACGCAGTTCGCGCGCACATCGAGCACGCTGCGCGCACTGGCGGACGATTTGGAGCAGCATCCGGAATGGTTGCTGCCGAACGGTTCAGGCGCCACGCGGCGCGATAATGCACCGCATCCGGCAAGTACGGCGCGGTAA
- a CDS encoding alpha/beta fold hydrolase — protein sequence MTDIVTEETTVETPQGRLFAKRWRAGPAQDVAAPIVLLHDSLGCVDLWRDFPEQLARATQRDVIAYDRLGFGRSDRHPGTLGTTFVRDEADHAFAAVLEQLRVDAFVAFGHSVGGGMAVGCAAAHPDRCRALVTVAAQAFVEDRTLDGIRAAGQQFDEPGQLDRLARYHGDKAGWVLRSWVDTWLSPAFRGWNLDEDLPRVQCATLAIHGEDDEYGSDVHPKRIAARVAGPSSFLLLARCGHMPHRERTDDVLAAIATFLRDAGA from the coding sequence ATGACCGATATCGTGACCGAGGAGACTACCGTCGAGACGCCGCAAGGGCGACTCTTTGCGAAACGCTGGCGTGCGGGCCCGGCGCAGGATGTGGCAGCGCCCATCGTGCTGCTGCACGATTCGCTCGGTTGCGTCGACCTGTGGCGTGACTTTCCCGAGCAACTCGCGCGTGCCACGCAGCGTGACGTGATCGCATACGATCGCCTCGGCTTCGGCCGCTCGGATCGTCATCCGGGAACGCTCGGCACGACGTTCGTGCGCGACGAGGCCGATCACGCGTTCGCTGCGGTGCTCGAGCAACTGCGCGTCGATGCGTTCGTCGCATTCGGGCATAGCGTCGGCGGCGGGATGGCGGTGGGTTGCGCCGCCGCGCATCCCGATCGCTGTCGCGCGCTCGTGACGGTCGCCGCGCAGGCGTTCGTCGAGGACCGCACGCTGGACGGCATTCGCGCGGCGGGGCAGCAGTTCGACGAACCGGGTCAGCTCGACCGGCTCGCGCGCTACCACGGCGACAAGGCCGGCTGGGTGCTGCGCTCATGGGTCGACACGTGGCTGTCACCGGCGTTTCGCGGCTGGAATCTCGACGAAGACTTGCCGCGCGTGCAATGCGCGACGCTCGCGATTCACGGCGAAGACGACGAATACGGGTCCGACGTGCATCCGAAGCGGATCGCCGCGCGCGTCGCGGGGCCGTCGTCGTTCCTGCTGCTGGCACGATGCGGGCACATGCCGCACCGCGAGCGGACCGACGACGTGCTGGCCGCCATCGCGACGTTCCTGCGCGACGCGGGCGCCTGA
- a CDS encoding LysR family transcriptional regulator, with amino-acid sequence MELRHLRYFVAVAEERNFTRAAERLHIAQPPLSRQIQQLEEALGVPLFERNARPLKLTDAGRFFYSHAVQLLAQTTELESMTKRVGKIERSMSVGFVGSTLYGMLPKIIRRFRSEYPAVELSLHEMSTMDQIKALKEGRIDVGFGRIRHEDPSVRRVVLREERMIVALPVGHVLDSAKPVLSLHDLVNDTLIIFPKAPRPSYADQVLAAFHDRALQPRKIYETRELQIALGLVAMGEGVSVVPHSVYGLKRDDISYKPLDDPNLVSPIIMSMRMLDESEDIRAMQALIYRLYDEAQMEYLPPQPE; translated from the coding sequence ATGGAGTTGAGACACCTCCGCTACTTCGTCGCGGTGGCCGAAGAGCGGAATTTCACGCGGGCGGCGGAACGGCTGCATATCGCGCAGCCGCCGCTGAGCCGGCAGATCCAGCAGCTCGAGGAAGCGCTCGGCGTGCCGCTGTTCGAGCGCAACGCGCGGCCGCTGAAACTGACCGACGCGGGACGCTTCTTCTATTCGCACGCGGTGCAGCTGCTCGCGCAGACGACCGAACTCGAATCGATGACGAAGCGGGTCGGCAAGATCGAGCGCAGCATGTCGGTCGGTTTCGTCGGCTCGACGTTGTACGGGATGCTGCCGAAGATCATCCGGCGCTTTCGCAGCGAGTATCCGGCCGTCGAGCTGAGCCTGCACGAGATGTCGACGATGGACCAGATCAAGGCGTTGAAGGAAGGGCGCATCGACGTCGGGTTCGGGCGCATCCGCCACGAGGATCCGAGCGTGCGGCGCGTCGTGCTGCGCGAGGAGCGGATGATCGTCGCGCTGCCGGTCGGCCATGTGCTCGACAGCGCGAAACCCGTGCTGTCGCTGCACGATCTCGTGAACGACACGCTGATCATCTTCCCGAAGGCGCCGCGCCCGAGCTATGCGGACCAGGTGCTCGCGGCCTTCCACGATCGCGCATTGCAGCCGCGCAAGATCTACGAGACGCGCGAACTGCAGATCGCGCTCGGCCTCGTGGCGATGGGCGAGGGCGTATCGGTCGTGCCGCACAGCGTGTACGGGCTGAAGCGCGACGACATCAGCTACAAGCCGCTCGACGATCCGAACCTCGTGTCGCCGATCATCATGAGCATGCGGATGCTCGACGAATCGGAGGACATTCGCGCGATGCAGGCGCTGATCTACCGGCTCTACGACGAAGCGCAGATGGAGTACCTGCCGCCGCAGCCCGAATGA
- a CDS encoding DUF3717 domain-containing protein, whose product MSASPAERKAGPVSIVRIEAAINAWREVYPPAPDGEDGYALDAGSNCLAELYGTMICYQLPDVPLDSLSHEQRDALYATEV is encoded by the coding sequence ATGAGCGCATCACCCGCCGAGCGGAAGGCCGGACCCGTTTCCATCGTGCGAATCGAAGCCGCGATCAACGCGTGGCGCGAAGTGTACCCGCCGGCGCCGGACGGCGAGGACGGCTACGCGCTGGACGCCGGCAGCAACTGCCTCGCCGAGCTGTACGGCACGATGATCTGCTACCAGCTGCCGGACGTGCCGCTCGACTCGCTGAGCCACGAGCAGCGCGATGCGCTCTACGCGACCGAGGTGTGA
- a CDS encoding amino acid permease, which produces MSAIPNSDQPGSSANPPKLHRALKARHLTMIAIGGSIGTGLFVASGASISQAGPGGAMVAYMLIGLMVYFLMTSLGEMAAFMPVSGSFATYGAKYVDEGFGFALGWNYWYNWAVTIAVELVAAQLVMHYWFPDVPGVWWSAAFLGVMFLLNALTVRGFGEAEYWFALIKVVTVVAFIGVGLLMIFGILKGAPSNGWGNLTIGDAPFAGGLPALMGVAMIAGFSFQGTELIGVAAGESENPRTTIPRAVRQVFWRILLFYVFAIFVIGVLIPYTDPNLLKTDVTDIGVSPFTLVFRHAGLAFAAGVMNAVILTAVLSAGNSGMYASTRMLYTLATEGRAPKIFAKLSAGGVPRNALYATTAVGALCFFTSLYGDKTVYLWLLNTSGMTGFIAWLGIAVSHYRFRKGYVKQGYALDQLPYQSKWFPFGPLFAFVLCLVIALGQDYQAFLANRIDWAGVTATYVGIPLFLVVWLGYRFLKKSRFVRYEDMEIAPWIAASRGAQGQPVANRETAG; this is translated from the coding sequence ATGTCCGCAATTCCGAATTCCGACCAACCCGGTTCGTCCGCGAACCCACCCAAGCTTCATCGCGCGCTGAAGGCGCGCCACCTGACGATGATCGCCATCGGCGGCTCGATCGGCACGGGCCTGTTCGTCGCGTCCGGCGCGTCGATCTCGCAGGCCGGCCCCGGCGGCGCGATGGTCGCGTACATGCTGATCGGCCTGATGGTCTACTTCCTGATGACGAGCCTCGGCGAAATGGCCGCGTTCATGCCGGTGTCGGGTTCGTTCGCGACCTACGGCGCGAAATACGTGGACGAAGGCTTCGGCTTCGCGCTCGGCTGGAACTACTGGTACAACTGGGCCGTGACGATCGCGGTGGAACTCGTCGCCGCGCAGCTCGTGATGCACTACTGGTTTCCGGACGTGCCGGGCGTGTGGTGGAGCGCGGCCTTCCTCGGCGTGATGTTCCTGCTCAACGCGCTCACCGTGCGCGGTTTTGGCGAAGCCGAATACTGGTTCGCGCTGATCAAGGTCGTCACCGTGGTCGCGTTCATCGGCGTCGGCCTGCTGATGATCTTCGGCATTCTGAAGGGCGCGCCGAGCAACGGCTGGGGCAACCTGACGATCGGCGACGCACCGTTCGCGGGCGGCCTGCCGGCGCTGATGGGCGTCGCGATGATCGCGGGCTTCTCGTTCCAGGGCACCGAGCTGATCGGCGTCGCGGCCGGCGAATCGGAAAACCCGCGCACGACGATTCCGCGCGCGGTGCGCCAGGTGTTCTGGCGGATCCTGCTGTTCTACGTGTTCGCGATCTTCGTGATCGGCGTGCTGATTCCGTACACCGACCCGAACCTCCTGAAGACGGACGTGACCGACATCGGCGTGAGCCCGTTTACGCTCGTGTTCCGCCACGCGGGCCTCGCGTTCGCGGCCGGCGTGATGAACGCGGTGATCCTGACGGCCGTGCTGTCGGCCGGCAACTCGGGCATGTACGCGTCGACGCGGATGCTCTACACCCTCGCGACCGAAGGCCGCGCGCCGAAGATCTTCGCGAAGCTGTCGGCGGGCGGCGTGCCGCGCAACGCGCTGTACGCGACCACCGCCGTCGGCGCGCTGTGCTTCTTTACGTCGCTGTACGGCGACAAGACCGTGTACCTGTGGCTGCTGAACACGTCGGGGATGACGGGCTTCATCGCGTGGCTCGGCATCGCGGTCAGCCATTACCGCTTCCGCAAGGGCTACGTGAAGCAGGGTTATGCGCTCGACCAACTGCCGTACCAGTCGAAGTGGTTCCCGTTCGGCCCGCTGTTCGCGTTCGTGCTGTGTCTCGTGATCGCGCTCGGCCAGGATTACCAGGCGTTCCTCGCGAACCGGATCGACTGGGCCGGCGTCACCGCGACCTATGTCGGCATTCCGCTGTTCCTCGTCGTGTGGCTCGGCTACCGGTTCCTGAAGAAGAGCCGCTTCGTGCGCTACGAAGACATGGAGATCGCGCCGTGGATCGCCGCGAGCCGCGGCGCGCAGGGGCAGCCGGTGGCGAACCGCGAAACCGCGGGCTGA
- a CDS encoding GGDEF domain-containing protein — protein sequence MKSLPLPATLRRHTASIVARILSPRGVLVAGILLLMFSWGLSASLLIEARRDAYDHAVENARNLMLLIERDIARNIELYDLSLQNVVDGVIDPELMTLPPRQRHRLLFDRAATGEYLGSIFVMDPHGNIVIDSSASPPRQGNFADRDYFAVHRDRLAQGLYISRPYASRLRGGALTIALSRRITLSDGSFGGIVVGTLSVDYFRALLDGLAVGRHGSAAIVEDNGTLVSRLPYDTRVVGLDLRDSPLFIESQRSRNGELTGTGAIDGVRRIYVYKHLAGLPLVVDVAPAEIDIYASWHHRAVWTVVLMCLFTGFIAWGSLALSRELKRRQVAESKLYRLAHTDSLTGLDNRGTFDTVLAKEAQRAARSGRPLSVLFVDVDHFKAFNDFYGHPAGDDVLRRVAQSASGCLRRNSDHVARYGGEEFVVTLPDTDARGAATVAEGIRHAIAELGIEHVKSPYGHVTASIGTATTADGRMNAATLLRRADEALYRAKSGGRNRVLEALPTTADA from the coding sequence ATGAAGTCACTCCCGCTGCCCGCCACGCTGCGCCGCCATACCGCGTCGATCGTGGCACGCATTCTGTCGCCCCGCGGCGTGCTCGTTGCGGGCATCCTGCTGCTGATGTTCAGTTGGGGACTTTCCGCGTCGCTATTAATCGAGGCTCGGCGCGACGCGTATGACCATGCGGTCGAAAATGCGCGCAACCTGATGCTGCTGATCGAACGCGATATCGCGCGCAATATCGAGCTCTACGATTTGTCGCTGCAAAACGTCGTCGACGGCGTCATCGATCCCGAACTGATGACATTGCCGCCGCGCCAGCGCCACCGGCTGCTGTTCGACCGCGCCGCGACCGGCGAGTATCTCGGCTCGATTTTCGTGATGGACCCGCACGGCAATATCGTGATCGATTCGAGTGCGTCGCCTCCCCGGCAAGGCAATTTCGCCGACCGCGACTATTTCGCCGTGCATCGCGACCGGCTCGCGCAGGGCCTCTACATCAGCCGGCCCTACGCTTCCCGGCTGCGCGGCGGCGCACTGACGATCGCGCTCAGCCGCCGGATCACCCTGTCCGACGGCAGTTTCGGCGGCATCGTCGTCGGCACGCTCAGCGTCGACTACTTCCGCGCGCTGCTCGACGGCCTCGCGGTCGGCCGGCACGGCAGCGCGGCGATCGTCGAGGACAACGGCACGCTCGTGTCGCGCCTGCCGTACGACACGCGTGTGGTCGGCCTCGACCTGCGCGACTCGCCGCTGTTCATCGAGTCGCAGCGCAGCCGCAACGGCGAGCTGACCGGTACCGGCGCGATCGACGGCGTCCGGCGCATCTACGTCTACAAGCATCTCGCCGGCCTGCCGCTGGTGGTCGACGTCGCGCCGGCCGAGATCGACATCTACGCGTCGTGGCACCACCGCGCGGTCTGGACCGTCGTGCTGATGTGCCTGTTCACCGGGTTCATCGCGTGGGGATCGCTCGCGCTGTCGCGCGAACTGAAGCGGCGGCAGGTCGCCGAGTCGAAGCTGTACCGGCTCGCCCACACCGATTCACTGACGGGCCTCGACAACCGCGGCACGTTCGACACGGTGCTCGCGAAAGAGGCGCAGCGCGCGGCGCGCAGCGGCCGGCCGCTGTCCGTGCTGTTCGTCGACGTCGATCACTTCAAGGCATTCAACGACTTCTACGGCCACCCGGCGGGCGACGACGTGCTGCGCCGCGTCGCGCAATCCGCCTCGGGCTGCCTGCGCCGCAACAGCGACCATGTCGCGCGCTACGGCGGCGAGGAATTCGTCGTCACGCTGCCCGATACCGACGCGCGAGGCGCGGCCACGGTCGCCGAAGGCATCCGGCACGCGATCGCGGAACTCGGCATCGAGCACGTGAAGAGCCCGTACGGGCACGTCACGGCCAGTATCGGTACGGCAACCACCGCCGACGGCCGGATGAACGCCGCGACACTGCTGAGGCGCGCCGACGAAGCGCTGTACCGCGCGAAGTCAGGCGGCCGCAACCGCGTACTGGAAGCGCTGCCGACCACGGCCGACGCGTGA
- a CDS encoding FUSC family protein codes for MTTPLPTRLPPLLRNALRPLLDPYRRYRHAKLIHAARVALAILVSIALSTGLHVPHGEWSTITVLIVVGGLQHHGNIRKKAAERALGTSIGALAGLGLIVLYSVSHAPVAIYLLMAVACGFCAYHAIGKAGYIALLSAITMVIVAGHGDNEIVDGLWRAVNVLTGIAIALAFSFALPLYATYSWRYKLADALRACAAVHARLAGDRQVSDDAHLKEMAALSALLVQLRSLMPSVSKECETSMTQLEAIQRSLRLCIGYLEILSSAVPARDDVTAREYMRVEMKAVNRRIRDTLVGASRALKFGTPSRLAPRRRPADPPHDAPPPQLSGYVSITAKLAGEVDQLREKLLDTAQSWNI; via the coding sequence ATGACCACCCCGCTCCCTACCCGGCTGCCGCCCCTGCTGCGCAATGCGCTCCGCCCGCTGCTCGACCCGTACCGCCGCTACCGGCACGCGAAGCTGATCCATGCGGCGCGCGTCGCGCTCGCGATTCTCGTGTCGATCGCGCTGTCCACCGGCCTGCACGTGCCGCACGGCGAGTGGTCGACGATCACCGTGCTGATCGTCGTCGGCGGGCTGCAGCATCACGGCAACATCCGCAAGAAGGCGGCCGAGCGCGCGCTCGGCACGTCGATCGGCGCGCTCGCGGGGCTCGGGCTGATCGTGCTGTATTCCGTGTCGCATGCGCCCGTCGCGATCTACCTGCTGATGGCCGTCGCGTGCGGCTTCTGCGCGTATCACGCGATCGGCAAGGCCGGCTACATCGCGCTGCTGTCGGCGATCACGATGGTGATCGTCGCCGGGCACGGCGACAACGAGATCGTCGACGGCCTGTGGCGCGCGGTGAACGTGCTGACCGGCATCGCGATCGCGCTGGCGTTCTCGTTCGCGCTGCCGCTCTATGCGACCTACTCGTGGCGCTACAAGCTCGCCGACGCGTTGCGTGCGTGCGCGGCCGTGCACGCACGGCTCGCGGGCGACCGCCAGGTCAGCGACGACGCGCACCTGAAGGAAATGGCCGCGCTGAGCGCGCTGCTCGTGCAGTTGCGTTCGCTGATGCCGTCGGTGTCGAAGGAATGCGAGACGTCGATGACGCAGCTCGAGGCGATCCAGCGCAGCCTGCGCCTGTGCATCGGCTATCTGGAGATCCTGTCGAGCGCGGTGCCGGCCCGCGACGACGTGACGGCCCGCGAATACATGCGCGTCGAAATGAAGGCCGTGAACCGGCGTATCCGCGACACACTGGTCGGCGCAAGCCGCGCGCTCAAGTTCGGCACGCCGAGCCGGCTCGCGCCGCGCCGCCGCCCGGCCGACCCGCCGCACGACGCGCCGCCGCCGCAGCTGTCCGGCTACGTGTCGATCACGGCCAAGCTGGCCGGCGAAGTCGATCAGCTGCGCGAGAAGCTGCTGGATACCGCGCAGTCGTGGAATATCTGA
- the argG gene encoding argininosuccinate synthase, translating into MSTILESLPTGQKVGIAFSGGLDTSAALHWMKLKGAVPYAYTANLGQPDEDDYDAIPKRAIEYGAAGARLIDCRAQLVAEGIAALQSGAFHITTAGVTYFNTTPIGRAVTGTMLVAAMKEDGVNIWGDGSTYKGNDIERFYRYGLLVNPDLKIYKPWLDQTFIDELGGRAEMSEFMNQAGFAYKMSAEKAYSTDSNLLGATHEAKDLESLESGIKIVNPIMGVAFWRDDVKIAAEEVTVRFEAGQPVALNGVEFTDPVELLLEANRIGGRHGLGMSDQIENRIIEAKSRGIYEAPGLALLYIAYERLVTGIHNEDTIEQYRENGRRLGRLLYQGRWFDPQAIMLRETAQRWVARAITGEVKIELRRGNDYSILSTKSPNLTYQPERLSMEKVASTFSPRDRIGQLTMRNLDITDTRDKLRVYSQVGLLTPGENTALPQIKGDDK; encoded by the coding sequence ATGAGCACGATTCTCGAAAGCCTCCCGACCGGCCAGAAGGTCGGTATCGCCTTCTCCGGCGGCCTGGACACCAGCGCAGCGCTGCACTGGATGAAACTCAAGGGCGCCGTCCCGTACGCATACACGGCGAACCTCGGCCAGCCCGACGAAGACGATTACGACGCAATCCCGAAACGCGCGATCGAATACGGCGCAGCCGGCGCCCGCCTGATCGACTGCCGTGCGCAGCTCGTCGCCGAAGGCATCGCGGCGCTGCAAAGCGGCGCGTTCCACATCACGACGGCCGGCGTCACGTACTTCAACACGACGCCGATCGGCCGCGCCGTGACGGGCACGATGCTCGTCGCCGCGATGAAGGAAGACGGCGTCAACATCTGGGGTGACGGCAGCACGTACAAGGGCAACGACATCGAGCGCTTCTACCGCTACGGCCTGCTCGTGAACCCGGATCTGAAGATCTACAAGCCGTGGCTCGACCAGACGTTCATCGACGAACTCGGCGGCCGCGCCGAAATGTCCGAATTCATGAACCAGGCGGGCTTTGCATACAAGATGTCGGCCGAGAAGGCCTATTCGACCGACTCGAACCTGCTCGGCGCGACGCACGAAGCGAAGGATCTCGAAAGCCTCGAAAGCGGCATCAAGATCGTGAACCCGATCATGGGCGTCGCGTTCTGGCGCGACGACGTGAAGATCGCCGCGGAAGAAGTGACGGTGCGCTTCGAAGCCGGCCAGCCGGTCGCGCTGAATGGCGTCGAGTTCACCGATCCGGTCGAGCTGCTGCTGGAAGCGAACCGCATCGGCGGCCGCCACGGCCTCGGCATGAGCGACCAGATCGAAAACCGGATCATCGAGGCGAAGAGCCGCGGCATCTACGAAGCCCCGGGCCTCGCGCTGCTGTACATCGCGTACGAGCGTCTCGTCACCGGCATCCACAACGAAGACACGATCGAGCAGTACCGCGAGAACGGCCGCCGCCTCGGCCGCCTGCTGTACCAGGGCCGCTGGTTCGATCCGCAGGCGATCATGCTGCGTGAAACGGCCCAGCGCTGGGTCGCGCGCGCGATCACCGGCGAAGTGAAGATCGAACTGCGCCGCGGCAACGACTACTCGATCCTGAGCACGAAGTCGCCGAACCTCACGTACCAGCCGGAACGCCTGTCGATGGAGAAGGTTGCATCGACGTTCTCGCCGCGCGACCGGATCGGCCAACTGACGATGCGTAACCTCGACATCACCGATACGCGCGACAAGCTGCGCGTGTACTCGCAAGTCGGGCTGCTGACGCCGGGCGAAAACACGGCGCTGCCGCAGATCAAGGGCGACGACAAGTAA
- a CDS encoding shikimate kinase, with product MTTLTVIHLNGPINSGKTTIGLALARVLPDARFIDGDDHDAPDDAPFDVQWAIALERLVTLITTARERHLVIAYPIGEAEHERLRAACDARDARLFVITLAPPEAIAASNRGSRALTDWERSRIAEMYREGYASRPFSQMVLDTSGATPDACAARIAQHVAAAAS from the coding sequence ATGACCACCCTTACCGTCATCCACCTGAATGGCCCAATCAACAGCGGCAAGACGACGATCGGCCTCGCACTCGCGCGCGTGCTGCCCGACGCGCGCTTCATCGACGGCGACGATCACGATGCGCCTGACGATGCGCCGTTCGACGTGCAGTGGGCGATCGCGCTCGAACGCCTCGTCACGCTGATCACGACCGCGCGCGAACGCCATCTGGTGATCGCCTATCCGATCGGCGAAGCGGAACACGAACGGCTGCGCGCCGCCTGCGACGCGCGTGATGCGCGGTTGTTCGTCATCACGCTTGCGCCGCCCGAGGCGATTGCCGCATCGAATCGCGGCTCGCGCGCATTGACGGACTGGGAGCGCAGCCGGATCGCCGAGATGTATCGCGAAGGCTATGCGTCGCGGCCGTTCAGCCAGATGGTGCTGGATACGTCGGGCGCGACGCCCGATGCCTGTGCGGCGCGCATCGCGCAGCATGTCGCTGCTGCGGCGTCGTAA